Proteins found in one Oncorhynchus keta strain PuntledgeMale-10-30-2019 chromosome 2, Oket_V2, whole genome shotgun sequence genomic segment:
- the LOC118372443 gene encoding putative inactive carboxylesterase 4 isoform X3 yields MDNLSGTTMMCQGRRVLLAWISLSLFVSFHTVEGDRESLFQLHTSYGQLEGRLVRVRESQRKVAAYLGIPFAEPPVGPLRFQAPRPPRVWQGLRDAKTYPPLCLQNMNHTRQMVDLYGGRFPVLTTSEDCLYLNIYTPVKPGDPRKLPVMIWIHGGGFLMGGASLYDGSSLAAFGDVVVVILQYRLGIPGFLSTGDGQYPGNVGILDQVCALRWVQETISSFGGDPGSVTIFGESAGGVAIFLHMMSPLSSGLFHKAISQSGVPLISLFIQDDPKPAAQLVAQRAGCPSDDSAELMTCLGTLSPQDIEGATPAMGDMVLSVHRDGTVIPTNLEEVLQTKSFLGFPRIIGVNNHEYGWMLPHFFLFPGWDLGMTRENMMMILAFMLQELEYDPKHTSRLCKGYLTRKESDGVLHQMTWPPQSPDLNPIEMVWDELDRGVKEKQPTSAQHMWELLQDCWKNIPH; encoded by the exons ATGGATAATCTATCTGGCACCACTATGATGTGTCAGGGAAGAAGAGTCCTGCTCGCATGGATAAGTCTAAGCCTGTTTGTGAGTTTCCATACAGTCGAAG GTGACAGAGAGAGCCTCTTCCAGCTTCATACTAGTTATGGTCAGCTGGAGGGCAGACtggtcagagtgagagagagccagaggaagGTGGCTGCCTACCTGGGGATCCCCTTCGCTGAGCCCCCTGTCGGGCCCCTGAGGTTCCAGGCCCCCCGGCCTCCCCGGGTGTGGCAGGGACTAAGAGATGCCAAGACTTATCCCCCTCT GTGTCTGCAGAACATGAACCACACTAGACAAATGGTGGACCTGTACGGAGGTCGGTTCCCTGTCCTAACCACCTCAGAGGACTGCCTTTACCTGAACATCTACACACCAGTCAAACCTGGGGACCCAAGGAAACTACCA GTGATGATTTGGATCCATGGTGGAGGCTTTCTCATGGGAGGGGCTTCACTCTATGATGGCTCCTCATTGGCTGCCTTCGGGGACGTTGTGGTGGTCATCCTTCAATACCGTCTGGGTATCCCAGGGTTCCTCAG CACAGGGGATGGCCAGTACCCCGGGAACGTGGGTATTCTGGACCAGGTGTGTGCCCTGCGCTGGGTGCAGGAGACCATCAGCAGTTTTGGGGGAGACCCAGGATCGGTCACCATTTTCGGAGAGTCTGCTGGGGGTGTTGCCATCTTTTTACAT ATGATGTCCCCTCTGTCATCAGGACTGTTCCACAAGGCCATCAGTCAGAGTGGAGTACCCCTCATTTCTCTGTTCATCCAGGATGACCCCAAACCTGCTGCACAG ctGGTGGCACAGAGAGCAGGATGTCCCAGTGATGACTCTGCAGAGCTCATGACCTGCCTCGGTACCCTCAGCCCACAAGACATAGAGGGGGCTACACCTGCAATG gggGATATGGTTCTGTCTGTGCACAGGGATGGGACAGTCATCCCTACCAACCTGGAGGAAGTCCTGCAGACCAAGAGCTTCCTGGGCTTCCCCAGGATCATAGGGGTCAACAACCATGAGTATGGATGGATGCTCCCACAT TTTTTCCTTTTTCCTGGATGGGATCTTGGAATGACCCGTGAAAACATGATGATGATCCTGGCGTTTATGCTTCAGGAACTG gaatatgacccaaaacacacctccaggctgtgtaagggctatttgaccaggaaagagagtgatggagtgctgcatcagatgacctggcctccacaatcacccgacctcaacccaattgagatggtttgggatgagttggaccgcggagtgaaggaaaaacagccaacaagtgctcagcatatgtgggaactccttcaagactgttggaaaaacattcctcattaa